TACTGTCTGGTTACTCTGCCATCCAAAGAAGTTAGCTGCAAGGGACTTAGATTCGGAATTGACCTCTAATATCTAATCGTTTTTCGATCACCTGTCGCTATGTGAACATATTAATCCGCGTGAAGATAAGGTCCCTCTGCATACCCATTAAGCCTGCTCCAACACAAAATCCAAATGAATTCAGAAGCTTATCACCTGGCGATAAGGACGGGGGAAAAAAATAGCGAAAGAAACTGGAAACGGGGGAAATCTAATCGATGGGTACTCAACCCGATTTCCGATATAGCCTGCCCACCTTTTAATGTGTTAATGGTCAGTGGATTGGGCTGGGTTTGATTCAGTTAGTGGCGTGCTGCCGGCGCGAATTGTTTTCACTCTCTACGAAGAGTAGAGTTCTATAGgcttatttgtttatatttttttttttttagtgtcGGAATGAAAGTGATTTTTGCAACTATATGGCTTATAGCCGGAGCTTGGTCGCAAAGCGCAGAGCAGTTGGGATGCATTTGGTATGGTCAGAGTCACATGATAGGTGCCCATTGGGTGAATAAGGGCGACACGAATCCAGCGAGACCTCTGAATAGCCCAACTTCAGAAGCCATATTCGCCAAGCGATGTCCAATGTTGTACAAGGAGTACAAAGGTGAAAGTGGGGAGGATGAGCTCAGTCTGTGCTGCGATGCGGCCCAAATCGAGACCATGGAATCTGGATTATCACAAGCAGATGGTGTCTTCTCCAGATGTCCCACCTGCACAAGAAACATGGCCTTGACCGTATGCGCCATGACCTGTGCCAAGAACCACACTCTCTTCTTGACCGCCTACAATGACACAAACGATGCAGGAGTGGACTATGTGAAATACATTGACTATCGACTTACAGATGATACGGTATCGAAGATCTACAACAGCTGCATTGGTATACAGCACACGCAAACCGGACGTCCTGCCATGGATCTGGGCTGTGGCAGCTACAATGCCAAGACCTGCAACTACCGGAGATGGTACGAGTTCATGGGCGACGTTTCCGGCGACTACGTGCCGTTCCAGATCAACTACAAATGGTCGGAGGACGCGGAGGAGGGTTCCAATGAGATATACCTCGATCTGAGCCCCCTGAAGTGCGGCGAGAGTTACGAGGACAGCTACGCGTGCGCCTGCATCGATTGCGAGGAGTCCTGCCCGTTGACCGATGCTCCTACGGGTCCCGACGAGCTGTGGAAGATCGCAGGATTGTATGGAGTCACCTTTATTCTGGCATTAATCATCGCCTGCGCCCTTTCGTTCTTTATTTTCTGGGGTGCTTTTGGCAAGACATCGGCTCCTAGTGTCTGCATGCCCACCCTCTTCGGCGAGTTTTTCTACCATGGCTTCCGCATCTGGGGCACCTTTTGTGCCAAACACCCGGTCATAGTTCTGGCACTCTGTTCCTGGGCCATCGCCGGACTGTCCTTCGGCATTCGGTACATGACCATCACTACGGATCCTGTGGAACTATGGGCAGGCGAGGAAAGTCAGACGAGGATCGAGAAGGACTATTTCGATCAGCACTTCGGCCCGTTCTATCGCACCAACCAGATGTTCGTAAAGGCCGTCAATCAGACATATGTAAGTAGCAATAAACTAGGCTGTTAAAATGTCAGTTTAAGTAAAAAGGTCATTTGAAATCGCAACAATAATAGACACTAAAATTGTCCAGTTTTGTGTAACTTGTTTAAAAGCCCTCCTAAAAATCTATCAAAATCTTCGATACTCTTTACAGTTCACCCACGAAACTTCCAATGGTGTCCTGAACTTTGGTCCAGCCTTCGAGTATAACTTCCTAAAGGAAGTCTTCGAGCTGCAGGACTCTATTATGAAATTGGGTATGGCGGATAATGAGGGCCTCGATAAGATCTGCTATGCCCCTGTCTTAATGGCTGGTGAAACGCCCACAGTCGATCGCTGCGCAATCCAGTCGGTTTATGGATATTTCCAGCACGATATGGATCGTTTTGAGAACTCTTATGTCGATAGCAATAACTATACCATTAACTACCTCAATCAATTGGAGGATTGTCTTCGGTGAGCAAcatatttctaaaaaaaaaaaaaaatacaaatacaaatataatgaCGAAAGCTAATTAAGTCAAGatatttaagttttcttgcCAGACCTGGTTCATCCAAAATTTACCATTTCGTGTTTTCAGAGTCCCCATGATGGAGGATTGCTTTGGAACATTTGGCGGACCCATTGAGCCTGGAATTGCAGTCGGTGGCATGCCTAAGGTGGCGGTGGGTGAGGATCCGGACTACATGCTGGCCACCGGACTAGTGCTCACCTTCTTGGGTCGGAACTATAACGACGAGTCCAAGCTGGAGCCGAATATGAAGTGGGAAAAGCTATTCGTGGACTTCTTGCGGGACTACAAGAGCGATCGACTGGACATCGCCTACATGGCCGAGAGATCCATCCAGGATGCGATTGTGGAATTATCCGAGGGAGAAGTGAGCACTGTGGTCATCAGCTATGTGGTGATGTTCGTGTACGTGGCCATAGCTTTGGGTCACATTCGCAGCTGTCGGGGCTTCCTGAGGGAGTCTCGGATAATGCTGGCCATCGGAGGCATAGTCATTGTCTTGGCATCAGTGGTGTGCAGCTTGGGCTTCTGGGGTTACCTCGATGTAACCACCACAATGCTGGCGATCGAAGTGATTCCGTTTTTGGTGCTCGCTGTTGGAGTGGATAATATCTTCATAATGGTGCATACGTACCAGAGACTGGATCATTCGAAATTTAAGACCACACATGAGGCAATCGGAGAGGCCATTGGCCAGGTGGGTCCATCGATACTCCAGACGGCGGGTAGCGAAATGGCCTGCTTTGCCATCGGGTGTATTTCGGATATGCCCGCTGTAAAAACCTTCGCCATGTATGCCGCCATCGCCATTCTCCTGGACTTTCTGCTCCAGATCACCGCGTTTGTGGCCCTGATGGCCATCGATGAGAAGCGTTACTTGGACGGACGACTGGACATGTTGTGCTGTGTAAAGAGTGGTGGAAAGAAGATCAATGACGAGGATGGCGATGGCGTGGATAGACCCAAGGAGGTCGGCTTGCTGGAGACCTTGTTCAAGAACTTCTATTCCCCCTTCCTACTGTCGAAGTAAGTGAGCGCACCTGGGCACTCATTTACATACTATCCTAATTTTAACTGCCATTTTAGGCCCGTTAAGGTGTCCGTGCTGCTGATCTTCACCGTGATTACCTGCCTTTCGCTTATGGTGACGCCCTCTATTGAGAAGGGTCTAGATCAAGAGATGTCCATGCCGAAAAACTCCCATGTGGTCAAGTATTTCCGCTACATGGTCGACCTGCTAGCGATGGGAGCTCCGGTCTACTGGGTCCTCAAGCCCGGACTCAATTACTCCGAACCGCTGCAACAGAATCTCATATGCGGCGGAGTCGAGTGCAATAACAACTCACTGTCCGTCCAGCTTTACACGCAGGCCCAGTACCCGGAAATTACGTCATTGGCCCGACCGGCCTCTTCCTGGCTGGATGACTATATCGATTGGCTGGCCATCAGCGATTGCTGCAAGTACAACGTCACCACCGGCGGATTTTGTTCCAGCAGTGAGTATTCATCGAATCCTTTCGTTTTTTCTACTTCAATAATATTGCAATGGTATTATAGGAAAAATGTTATAAGGTCACAATCAAAACGATATAAAAAGCATGTAAccattattattgttatttctaGACTCCAAAAGTGAAGACTGTCTGCCCTGTGAACGAGGATTTACTGAGAATGGCCTAAGACCTGATGCCGAAACCTTCAACAAGTACATTCCCTATTTTCTATTCGATCTGCCAGATGCCGAGTGTGCCAAGGCTGGTAGAGCTTCATACGCTGATGTGAGTAATATCCTAATTAGGgatttataattataactacaaataactttttttttcaatgatAATAGCATTTAGAATAGACATATTGCAGATATAGAATACatttatttagatttaacTTTTGTTTACATTCTTAAGCTTGGGAAATGAATATAACTGAATcaaattacatattttttattttttaaggcCGTGATCTACACCATCGACGATGTGGGAATGTCCACTGTACAGGACAGCTACTTCATGCAATATTCCACAACATCGACCACCTCAGAAGAATTCTATTCGCAGCTGCGCGAAGTGCGAAGAATTTCTGGGGAGATAAATGCGATGTTCAAAGAGAATAACGTGGACGCGGAGATATTCGCGTACTGTGTTTTCTACATCTACTACGAGCAGTACCTGACGATCTGGGGAGATGCAATGTTTTCGCTAGGAATGTCCTTGGTGGCCATATTCTTGGTCACTCTATTGATCACTGGTCTGGACATCACATCAACGTTCATCGTTCTCTTCATGGTGATCTGCATATTGATCAATATGCTGGGCATGATGTGGGCGTGGAGCATTAATCTTAATGCCATATCGCTGGTGAATCTGGTGGTTTGCGTGGGCATTGGAGTTGAGTTTGTGGCGCATATAGTGCGGTCCTTTAAAAGGGCGGAAGGAACTGCCCAGGAGCGGGCACGCCACTCCCTTAATGTAACCGGAAGTAGTGTCCTCTCCGGCATAACTCTCACCAAATTCGCGGGCATCGTTGTCCTGGGCTTCTCCAATTCGCAAATCTTCCAGGTGTTCTACTTCCGGATGTATCTGGGCATTGTCCTTATTGGAGCAGCCCACGGCTTGATCCTGTTGCCTGTTCTCCTCAGTCTCCTGGGTCCACCACAAAAATTGGCCAGAAGCTCAGGAGCCGAGCCCACCGCATCTATCACCATCACAACCAACTGAtcgcaataaaaaaaataattatatacatatatatatatatatatatatttagtcaGTAAGGTGTGCCTGTCAGTGTGTGTCTGAAATCCTTTGTATGCCTGCCTTAAACGGTCTGATTTTTCTATGCACAAAGAGCTTttaatgtaaaaataaatcgAACAAAACCGACAAAATTGACAATTAAATGGACTATTTAACTTAATTTCGTAATATTTGTTAAGCTtaaattacacaaaatatatattatagtaaataaaatttcaactAGATAGATTTCGATGAAATTAAGTGAACGCCATTTCCCATTCGAGACCTACTAGCTATTTTCCACTTAATCCAGCCTTAAGTTCGTGGAAATAGAGTTTACCCATTCTTTTTGTACAGTTTTACGTATATTTATAAAGATAATTTCTCCTTTAAAACGTGCATTTGGCCCAAGACAATTAACAATGGGGGGTTGAGCCTTTTGCCCATAGTTTATCGTCGTCGCACCTTTGCGTTTTATGGCTTAAAGCGACCAACTGCCGCGTGCGGCgtcaaaacaataaacaaaaagtcgCACAACCCAACGATTTCCCGGCCCCGGGCTTCTGGCCAACCCCTGTTTATCCTGAATCCTTGGTGCCCTGGTCCTGGACTTTCGGAATACACAAAACGTCTTACGCCTTTTGGGCAGAAGTTTAACTTCAGTTCAGATTTTTTAATGATATTTCCTATTCGCTTTGGTCGAAGCTTGGGTGCTCTTACCCGGATTACGATTGCCTAACAGTTTCCGAGATGATTATGTTGAGTTTTTGCATAGGgggatataaatatatttgtcaAGAAACAATTAACTTTTACGCCTATCAGCTATCAGCTATCCCATCTTACCCATTTTCGGCATTCTCAGGTCAACCTGTTGAGAAAGGGAACTTGCTGGGTCGTCGAGGCTCCAAAAGGGCGAATGGAGTAAGTTTTCCTGATGATggctttcttgtttttaacTGTTCTCGCCGCATGCTGGCCAGTCGAGTGTTCTGCGGCTTATGGAAACCAgacacacacagagaaaagCTGGAGGAAAATCGCTTAACCCTCGAAATGAGTCgagtgtttttaattaaaattaataaagtttaGAGTGTTGTTCCGCATGCACCGTGGTCAGTAAGCCAAGCAATTTGAGGGATGCGGTTCCCGCTTCTGCCGCTTTTCCAGATTTTCTCGCCCTCAATCATAATCACCTAATGAGAAAGAGAAATGTGTGCGGCATTAAGATTCATGCCTCATCGAGTCGCCGGCACTTCAAACGGCCGACAATTGAAAGGCAtaattataaatgtatcaacTAATGCATATGGCAAAATCAATTAGCAATTACCAGCACACTCACATCAACAGATGAAGTGCAAATCAGAGAACTGCAGCCCGCCACTCGCACTCTACGTCCACCCGATAAACACTCGGTACTCTAGGCACCCCGTTTTTTTTGACACCCTACTTGCGGCAACACAAAATACTCGAGTGTTTTACCGAcgttgtgtttttgttacGAGTAAAAAAACCACCCGAGGCCTGCTGCGCAAGAGCCGTATGGGTGAGTGGACGCACAGTCAACGATCGGCCGcaggtcattttttgtatgcgggctgcagttctctggtcattttttgtacgcctaaaatttgtatgggtggaaGCGTGACGGGTATAAGAAATGAAGGGTAAAAGGGAATACCCAAGAAAATTTTTGTGCTCATGTCTTTGCTCTTTGATGGACTCAATGGGTGCCTCCCATTTCAAACACATaaagtaattgcaattaaagacggcatttgttgatttttacgttttttaatgtctcaatctaaataataaaaacatagtgGGCTTAAAAAGTATCTATTAAATATAAGGACTTAATGTTGTTGGATCAGGTAGTAAGTCATCGACGTCTACCTGTTCCCCATAGATAGCGCCGATTTGTAGGAAAAACTtcaccaaatttttaaatccggCTCCGGTTACTGCAGAAAACGGCCGACAATCTTGGACAACCCATTGggtgcatttttcaatagctACTTTCTTGTCGTTTtccgaaacaatttttaattccgttgGTCGTCTTAATGTTAGACAACATTTATGGCGGGATAAATTGGAGGTGTTTTTGTGTAAAAATTTGAGCACTTTCTGGCATTGCCTGCAGAACAGCCATCCGTCCAGAACAGTTTCATCTTCCTTTAAAATGTCACATAAAATGCTCCAAATAACACTTTTTcctttatgtttattggcaactGAGTATGttccattgttaattttatttttaacgaaaTCAGCCGCTTCTGCCATTATTGTGaccttttcctttggcttccaAATAATACTGAATCCTAACAAGCTAGTAATTGCatcgtaaaaaacaaaaaaggggcAATTAACAGCCGAGACACTGGACCAAAGACACAagaactcaacaatcattatGTATGGCGCCATTTGACTCGACTACCTACGAGACCACTcgagtatttttggaaacacccgagtatttttggaaacacccATGTGTTTAACGGTATACCCACAAGTGTTTTTCTCACTCATCCCTTTTTAGGCACTGTGTGAGCGGCACCCGCGACGCAAAACACCGTATTGATTCGGGTGCGCACACAACGGGGTGTCTTGTCTGCATGTTCAGATTTATACTGTGTGTTTGTAAGTACCCGCGATGTGCGTGGCGAGTAGCACCCGCACACAAAATTGTAGGGTGTGAGTCGAGTGGTAAAAAAGTGCCACCCTTGCAGTTCTCTGCACTGCAAATTGAGTTGTCcgtgtgagagtgtgtgtaTTTTCCCATATTTCCATTGCTGCGCTCGCGcgcccgtgtgtgtgtgtgtgtgtgtgtgtgtgtacgtgtgttGTAGGGTGGGAATGGTTTTCATCCTCTACTTAATTGCCATTCAAAGTGCTTTAACAATGCCAAGTGCTAATGCCAAAAATGAACCCAATGAGCTGGAACATCTCGGCCAGAAAATAAACACGTGAATGGCGCCCATCCATATACTTAAATAATCTTTGAGTATTTTTGGAGGCGTAAAGCAGGACAAGTGCGGTTGAGTTCGTAAACTGTGAATTTTAAGTGAATTTCATAACGAGAAGTTCGATTTGGCAATGTATGAATTCTTATTATACCATTATAAATACCCTGTAAGCCAcgtaatattttattacaaatacaaagcgttgcaattattttagaatttcgaaaataaaaaaaataaggtaCATAGTATTTTATAATGATAATGTAATGTTACAAATATGGTACTAGCCGATAATAGTCAATTCTCCAAAGTGCGCATCATGGGCCATGTTCCCGATCATTGTCGAGAAGTGAAGATTTGCCATTTGGAAGGGAAGACACATAAACACCATGCAGATGAATTATCCATTAGAAGCATCTTTGCAGACTCGCATAAATCATCCGTGTGAGCAGACAACACATTTCGCCCAGAAATTGAGGCGAATCAACGAATTAATGTGGCAAGTgtggcaataaaaatttaaattaattgattttacgCTGGCTGCGGCATGTGCAAAGgccacaaaatgcaaaacagaaacagaacaGATCTTTGCTATTTTCGCACGATTTGTGGCCAATTTAGGCGGCTTGCCATAGGTCGTAAAAGGCCAAAAGGCCAAAGGCCAGGACTCTTAACCAGGTCATAACTCACGTGCCGGCGAGGAaggcattaaaataaaatttgcgCATATTTATTAATCGATTTTATTGGATGCGTGGCAAGGCCGGAAAAGCGTATTTATCTGTATCTCCGTATCTGCAATCTGCCCATAAAACCGGCGGTCAAACAAAAACCCGATTTCCAAAAGGGAAACTCACTTGGCTGCCCTTGGGGATTTCCtttcattttcaatattttttttttgtggcactTTAAATAATGCGTTTTTTAATTAGTTGGGGAATTTCGGGATTCGTTCAAGAGTGAAACGGAAATTGGAATGAGATATGTGGGGGCTTTTTTCGTGTTCtgccatttttcattttataaatttacacTTCAAAACGCGCAATCGAATGGcttgaatttaaattattattttaaatattattaattaagtcAAGGTTCATAACATAACATATTCACCTTTCGGGTTTCATCATACCCAAATTTTCGCACTCCTTTTTggtgaaaacttttcaattattttccaATTAGCAGTTGTATTTGCTTTGGATTATACACTTTATTGCTTTTCCATAGCCATATATGTACTTGTCCATTTTTTTGCCGGGCCTAATTAATGCAATCAACCGAAGGGCCAAAGTCAGTTGTTGCATTTGGGTCAAATGACAAGGCCTAAGCCGGACTAAGCCGGAATTTCTGGCCACGATTGGCAATGCTGGCTGCCGTCTAATATTggttttaaatacaaattaattacaaaagaggaaattcaatttttagcAGTTCCCAATCTGCCACAAGCatacgtaaaaaaaaaagttaattaaagcAGAGTACACATAAACACACGGCCACATTTTCAATGATGGAGatggaatatttaatttattcattcGCTGACATAAGCCCGGGTCCGGCTTGGACGATGAACTATGGACCGGGGGACTACGGCTAACCTAGTCCATAGACGAATCAGTAATTTATAAACGTGCTTATAAGCCGCAATCCAATTCGCAATTCGCGTTTTAGCTAAAATTACACTTGCAGCAGGCCAAAAACCCATTTCCAACAGCTTTCCCCCCAGCACCCTCATCACGCCACTGCACTTTAGCCCGTTTTGCCCCATTTTAGCCCATTTTAGCCACGCTGCTCGTTTTTCACTAGCCAGAAAAGTTATCAACACTGACAAAActcaaaactggccaactggccatggccatggccgTGGAATTGGCCCAGTGAGGTGGTGAGGAGGGGTGGGGGTTCCACAGCACAGGCGGCTGGTTAGCTCCCAGTCAGTCCAAGGGGTTTTGGCCAgactgaaaactgaaactgaagccAAGCGAAAGCGCGTGAGCGAATGCGCtcggttttcatttttttttttttgcaactagttctgtttttatttttgcctcTGAAATTAAATTGGAAATTCATAAAAGCTTAACCCTAAGCagcataattaaaattataactaGATAGAAGGGTTTGGCAAAGCGTTCAGCATAAATTTAGGCAATTGCAAAGAATGTGTAGAATTTGTTAAACGATATCAGCTGGAACTTAGTTTTAATACgtttgcaaattgaaaagaGTAACCTAATCAAAAAACAAGCTTAAGCTAAAGCTGCTGCTGTCTTAAATGATTGAATACATGATTCAATAAACTACACGCACGCTAGGAATGCAGGGAAAATGAAAGAAAGTCTTTCCATCATTGCAAGTTTTTGGTGAATGTTTGCCGGATTTTCTTGTGGCCGGCAGTCGGGTGACAGGCCAATAAtagaaatcaaacaaattaCTAGAGATTAAATCCAAGCCGAGCTGACACCGCTGCCTCAGTGGGTTAATGTTGTGCGAACGaatgtgcgtgcgtgtgtgtgtgtgtgtgtacatatgtgcgGAGGCTGCGATTGTGTGGGTGTGACAGCAATTTCCAACTAAATTATAACAACAACCTCAACAAATGCGCACAGTTTTGAGAAATTTCATGCAAAATGCAGGAGCCTGGACGCAGGACATGCCGCAaaaagcggcagcaacaaaggcatcagcatcagcagctgGTTGCATTAAATGGCGCACGTTTTCCACCGAACACCAACCTTCCCCGCCCTCCGAAAATGTTTCCCCAATTTCCCCTGCAGCCCGCCTCCGTCCACCGAACATAACGAAAATGTCAAACACACATTTGACCAACACATGGAAAGGCCTGCACAGCATGAGTTCAACAGCAGCCCGGAAAATGCCCCACCATCTAACTGCGTTGTCGTCAGCTGGTGAAAATTGGTGGAAAATCATGATGAGGGGGTAATGCGGGGTGGTGTGGAGTAGTAGTGTGTGGTGGCTTATAAATGCGATGCAAAATGGCAGCCAAGATGGCAATGCAACTATCGATTGATTGGCCTTCGATAGATTGCAACACGCAAGATagtaacttttaattaattttttcaccCCACAATGAATGCGAATGAACCCATGAATGTATGCGAGAGtgaaaactataaaaattataattattttgttgtgtTGCCACGAAGCGCTAGATAATCCAATTAATGGCCTGGTAAACACAGAGAGACACGTACGGATACACATACAGCAGGGGCTAGACAGATGTTCCCGGATTTGgcaaaaatattcaatatttcaGAGGATCTTACTCATTATAGATATCATAGAAATAATAGATATCATAGATATCACTCAAGTTGTAAAATCGTCAATGCAAAAACATCTTTCTTATATTTcacttttaaaagtttttgttttctagaTTCCTACATATCTGAGTTATAAGCTATCCTATTGAATTCGTTTTGTGGAATGCGGCCGAGCAAGGATAATTTTTACTGGCTTATGGCCAGCCACTGTTCAATTAAAATCATGGCCAATGATatcaattaaaagcacagCACAGAGAACACTGATTGCGGTGAGAGCGGCTCTTATCCCTGGGCCACTGGCGTTTGGGCCTCCGCCACTGGTCTTCTCGCACCCCCTGTTGTTTCCCGCAGTTTTCCCTCAcgcttttcccctttttttctgGTATCTTTTATGGCCCCGCCAAGACGAAGGAGGCATCCCCTTGTGATTTATcacaaagcagcagcagcagcagcagcagcagcagcagcagcggcagcggcgtGTGGCAACAAGAAGGAAACCTCGGCCTGGGGAGCATTTGCTTATCTACGCTGCTGTTTGCCGCCCAACATTTTCCCACCCCCCCACTGATACGATACCCCAtgttttctctcagtgctgCGTTGTTTATCGTAATTATGAATCTTTGCTATCCGAAAAGCGCTGCTCAGCTCCGCTGTGCgctcatgtgtgtgtgtgtgtgcgttcaATCAAAATAGTTGATTTCCTTTATGGCAGTCTGTATATCTCCCCCCGGATTTCCCGCTTTTCTTTTGGGTCCGACGAGCTTGGAGCAGAAAAGTGACGAAAGCGAAGAAAACACGCAGCCGGGCAACTATTTTTGATATGGCACAAATTATGCCGttcttttgttgctgctgccctTTTATTCTTTTCGTTACATAATATTTTCTCTCCGACCTTCGGGTCCATTATGGTTGGCCACTAAAATCTTGGCCAAGCACATCGCAAACGTCAAAAGTCTTGACTTGGTTAGATCCACTTAAGTTGGCCCTAATTAACAAGCCACATTTCAAGGTAAAT
The DNA window shown above is from Drosophila melanogaster chromosome X and carries:
- the Npc1b gene encoding Niemann-Pick type C-1b; the protein is MKVIFATIWLIAGAWSQSAEQLGCIWYGQSHMIGAHWVNKGDTNPARPLNSPTSEAIFAKRCPMLYKEYKGESGEDELSLCCDAAQIETMESGLSQADGVFSRCPTCTRNMALTVCAMTCAKNHTLFLTAYNDTNDAGVDYVKYIDYRLTDDTVSKIYNSCIGIQHTQTGRPAMDLGCGSYNAKTCNYRRWYEFMGDVSGDYVPFQINYKWSEDAEEGSNEIYLDLSPLKCGESYEDSYACACIDCEESCPLTDAPTGPDELWKIAGLYGVTFILALIIACALSFFIFWGAFGKTSAPSVCMPTLFGEFFYHGFRIWGTFCAKHPVIVLALCSWAIAGLSFGIRYMTITTDPVELWAGEESQTRIEKDYFDQHFGPFYRTNQMFVKAVNQTYFTHETSNGVLNFGPAFEYNFLKEVFELQDSIMKLGMADNEGLDKICYAPVLMAGETPTVDRCAIQSVYGYFQHDMDRFENSYVDSNNYTINYLNQLEDCLRVPMMEDCFGTFGGPIEPGIAVGGMPKVAVGEDPDYMLATGLVLTFLGRNYNDESKLEPNMKWEKLFVDFLRDYKSDRLDIAYMAERSIQDAIVELSEGEVSTVVISYVVMFVYVAIALGHIRSCRGFLRESRIMLAIGGIVIVLASVVCSLGFWGYLDVTTTMLAIEVIPFLVLAVGVDNIFIMVHTYQRLDHSKFKTTHEAIGEAIGQVGPSILQTAGSEMACFAIGCISDMPAVKTFAMYAAIAILLDFLLQITAFVALMAIDEKRYLDGRLDMLCCVKSGGKKINDEDGDGVDRPKEVGLLETLFKNFYSPFLLSKPVKVSVLLIFTVITCLSLMVTPSIEKGLDQEMSMPKNSHVVKYFRYMVDLLAMGAPVYWVLKPGLNYSEPLQQNLICGGVECNNNSLSVQLYTQAQYPEITSLARPASSWLDDYIDWLAISDCCKYNVTTGGFCSSNSKSEDCLPCERGFTENGLRPDAETFNKYIPYFLFDLPDAECAKAGRASYADAVIYTIDDVGMSTVQDSYFMQYSTTSTTSEEFYSQLREVRRISGEINAMFKENNVDAEIFAYCVFYIYYEQYLTIWGDAMFSLGMSLVAIFLVTLLITGLDITSTFIVLFMVICILINMLGMMWAWSINLNAISLVNLVVCVGIGVEFVAHIVRSFKRAEGTAQERARHSLNVTGSSVLSGITLTKFAGIVVLGFSNSQIFQVFYFRMYLGIVLIGAAHGLILLPVLLSLLGPPQKLARSSGAEPTASITITTN